In Sphingobacterium zeae, one genomic interval encodes:
- a CDS encoding DEAD/DEAH box helicase produces the protein MQQSFENFKFNKQILNAIAEAGYQQPTEIQEKAITPILAGQDVMGIAQTGTGKTAAFVLPMLMKLKYAQGNDARALILTPTRELAMQIEENIKLFSTYLDLRSVVLYGGLGPKTQIETLEKGIDIIVATPGRFLDLYLEGHIVVKSLKFLVLDEADKMMDMGFISKIHRVLEIVPRKRQNLLFSATMSELVRKIAGDFLAFPTVIEVSEQATPAKTVSQALYVVPNQKTKLNLLQHLLKDDEAFSRLIVFCKTKQVADNVFHFLERKYGKDEVRVIHANKGQNTRINSINAFKEGNVRILVATDVAARGLDVSNVSHVINFEVPIVIEDYVHRIGRTGRAFNEGDAITFCNEAEKYYVRKIEKLIKQSIPVYPIPEDVFIEKTPFHEKQDIAREIDNQKRKDNPDFQGAFHEKKYVIKQKEVRDAQRASGFKPKAKSKSKSAGGKSGGTNRNFKKR, from the coding sequence ATGCAGCAATCATTTGAAAATTTCAAATTCAATAAACAGATCTTAAATGCGATAGCGGAGGCTGGGTATCAACAACCGACCGAAATCCAGGAAAAGGCAATTACACCGATATTGGCCGGACAGGATGTGATGGGAATCGCTCAAACGGGAACTGGAAAGACGGCGGCCTTTGTGTTGCCTATGCTGATGAAGCTAAAGTATGCGCAAGGAAATGATGCACGTGCGTTGATTTTGACACCGACAAGAGAATTAGCCATGCAGATCGAAGAAAATATTAAGCTGTTTTCTACTTACCTTGATCTGCGTTCGGTGGTTCTCTATGGCGGATTAGGACCCAAGACTCAGATAGAGACGCTTGAAAAAGGAATAGATATCATCGTAGCAACGCCAGGTAGATTTTTAGACCTGTATCTCGAGGGGCATATTGTTGTCAAATCGCTCAAGTTTTTGGTGTTAGACGAAGCAGATAAAATGATGGACATGGGCTTTATTAGTAAAATCCATCGGGTTTTGGAAATTGTACCCCGTAAACGTCAAAACTTATTGTTTTCGGCTACCATGAGTGAACTTGTTCGGAAAATAGCCGGTGATTTCTTAGCATTTCCGACTGTAATTGAGGTATCAGAACAAGCCACACCAGCAAAGACGGTTAGTCAGGCATTGTATGTTGTTCCCAACCAAAAGACAAAATTGAATTTACTTCAGCATCTTCTGAAAGATGATGAAGCCTTTAGCCGATTGATTGTTTTCTGTAAAACAAAGCAAGTCGCGGACAATGTTTTCCACTTTTTGGAGCGTAAATATGGTAAAGATGAAGTCCGTGTTATTCATGCCAATAAGGGGCAGAATACGCGTATCAATTCTATCAATGCATTCAAGGAGGGAAATGTTCGTATTTTGGTCGCGACTGATGTCGCAGCACGTGGGCTTGATGTTTCGAATGTGAGCCATGTGATCAATTTTGAAGTCCCTATTGTGATTGAAGATTACGTGCATCGTATTGGACGCACTGGACGAGCTTTTAACGAAGGTGATGCTATTACGTTTTGCAATGAGGCTGAGAAGTATTACGTTCGTAAAATCGAAAAGTTAATCAAGCAAAGTATACCTGTATATCCAATCCCAGAAGATGTCTTTATAGAGAAAACACCTTTTCATGAAAAACAAGACATTGCGCGCGAGATTGACAACCAGAAGCGAAAAGACAATCCAGATTTTCAGGGGGCTTTTCACGAGAAAAAATATGTTATCAAACAGAAAGAGGTCCGAGATGCACAGCGCGCTTCCGGATTTAAACCAAAAGCAAAAAGTAAAAGTAAGTCTGCAGGCGGAAAATCGGGAGGAACAAATCGTAATTTTAAAAAACGTTAA
- a CDS encoding S46 family peptidase — protein sequence MKKLWMCLLFITTGFTAFADEGMWFLMYLKRLNESDMQKKGLRLSAEEIYSINHSSLKDAIVQFNGGCTAEIVSDQGLVFTNHHCGYGAIAELSTPENDHLTNGFWAKSKSEELKPKSLSVRFFVRMDDVSKRILGLVNNKMSEDERKSIIAAETAKIQKENSENGKYVVEVKSFYQGNEYYYFVYQDYNDVRLVGTPPNSIGKFGGDTDNWEWPRHTGDFSIFRVYADKNGNPAEYAQDNVPLKPKHFLPVSLKGVQEGDFAMILGYPGRTNRWMPSGGINQNVKFAYPAWVEASKTGMDAMKKFMDQDQAVKLNYASKYSQVANYWKNRQGMIDALTLHKTAAAKAKEEAKFDKWANKAANRAEYGDVIKTINEFYAATNEKARHDNYLMGMLRSSAIAALPYSIGSGLEVYAAGDEGKRNAILPRLKSAIDASYEKMYMPLEEQVLIDELNLYAKKAGNIAPYIAELAARNNGDFTAYVKESVKNSIFASAERLNNYLATPNAEILANDPLYKLSSALLNRYRQVDPSWKAQDDKFEGAYRKYVAGVLASNPKGKFYPDANSTLRLTYGSIKGLPQDPRNDADKNFYTTLKGTIAKYKKGDEEFDLPQRLIDLYNNKDYGRYADKKGYLPVNFLSDNDITGGNSGSPVINGNGELIGLAFDGNIEAMAGDVIFDHKLQRTISVDIRYVLFIIDKFAGATNIIDELKIVE from the coding sequence ATGAAAAAATTATGGATGTGTTTGTTGTTCATCACAACAGGCTTTACTGCATTTGCCGACGAAGGGATGTGGTTTTTAATGTATTTAAAGCGTCTGAATGAGTCAGATATGCAGAAAAAAGGACTTCGCTTAAGTGCCGAAGAAATCTACAGCATTAACCACTCAAGTCTAAAAGATGCAATTGTACAATTCAACGGCGGATGTACAGCAGAAATCGTTTCGGACCAGGGCTTGGTATTTACCAACCACCACTGTGGATATGGTGCCATTGCCGAACTGTCTACACCAGAAAATGACCATTTGACAAATGGCTTTTGGGCCAAATCCAAATCTGAGGAACTAAAGCCAAAATCTTTGTCGGTTCGCTTTTTTGTCCGCATGGATGATGTTTCCAAGCGAATCTTAGGTTTGGTGAACAACAAAATGTCTGAAGATGAACGTAAAAGTATCATTGCAGCTGAAACGGCTAAAATCCAAAAGGAAAATAGCGAAAACGGCAAGTACGTGGTTGAGGTAAAATCGTTCTACCAAGGCAACGAGTACTATTATTTTGTATACCAAGATTACAATGACGTTCGGTTAGTAGGAACTCCTCCAAATAGCATTGGAAAATTTGGTGGTGATACCGATAACTGGGAATGGCCACGTCATACGGGTGACTTCTCAATTTTCCGCGTCTACGCTGATAAAAATGGTAATCCAGCAGAGTATGCACAAGACAATGTTCCTTTAAAACCTAAGCATTTCCTACCTGTCAGCCTAAAGGGTGTTCAAGAAGGAGATTTTGCGATGATTTTAGGTTACCCAGGTCGTACAAACCGTTGGATGCCTTCAGGAGGGATCAATCAAAATGTAAAATTCGCCTACCCTGCCTGGGTGGAAGCGTCTAAAACCGGTATGGATGCCATGAAAAAATTCATGGATCAAGACCAAGCTGTCAAATTGAATTACGCGTCTAAATACTCTCAAGTAGCGAATTACTGGAAAAACCGTCAAGGAATGATTGACGCTTTGACATTACATAAAACGGCAGCAGCGAAAGCAAAAGAGGAAGCTAAATTTGACAAATGGGCAAATAAGGCTGCAAACAGAGCCGAGTATGGAGATGTCATCAAGACAATCAATGAATTCTATGCAGCAACAAATGAGAAGGCTAGACACGATAACTACTTGATGGGCATGTTGCGTTCCAGTGCTATTGCTGCTCTTCCATATTCAATCGGATCCGGCTTAGAAGTTTATGCTGCTGGAGACGAAGGGAAAAGAAATGCAATCCTTCCACGCTTAAAATCTGCTATAGATGCTAGTTACGAAAAAATGTATATGCCTCTTGAAGAGCAGGTATTGATTGACGAATTGAACCTTTATGCTAAAAAGGCTGGAAATATAGCGCCATATATTGCTGAATTGGCGGCTAGAAACAATGGCGATTTTACGGCGTATGTCAAAGAATCTGTGAAGAACAGCATCTTCGCTTCGGCTGAACGTTTGAACAATTATCTGGCTACCCCTAACGCTGAAATCTTAGCCAATGATCCATTGTATAAACTTTCTTCGGCCCTACTTAACAGATACCGTCAAGTAGATCCTAGCTGGAAAGCACAAGACGACAAATTTGAAGGTGCTTATCGTAAATATGTCGCTGGTGTATTGGCTTCGAATCCAAAAGGTAAATTCTATCCGGATGCGAACAGTACTTTACGTTTAACTTACGGCTCGATCAAAGGCTTACCACAAGACCCGCGTAACGATGCTGACAAGAACTTTTACACGACGTTAAAAGGTACTATTGCAAAATACAAAAAGGGTGACGAAGAGTTTGATTTACCGCAACGTCTGATTGACCTGTACAATAATAAGGACTATGGCCGTTATGCAGACAAAAAGGGATATTTACCAGTAAACTTCCTAAGTGACAACGATATAACAGGTGGAAACTCGGGTTCACCCGTAATAAATGGCAACGGCGAATTAATTGGCCTAGCTTTTGATGGTAATATCGAAGCAATGGCTGGTGATGTTATCTTTGACCATAAGTTGCAACGTACAATTTCAGTTGATATTCGTTATGTATTATTTATCATCGATAAATTTGCTGGAGCGACCAACATTATTGACGAACTAAAGATTGTTGAATAG
- a CDS encoding GLPGLI family protein has product MLKYIFFLLFCCSALGLKAQYVLFGRAGTISYDKTMYMKNIVNKKFIAKADENSKQFFERIVPRLPESAVLKKSMKFNTTETFFESLKDESLDAEIKQYIMMFALDFDAATLSNMLNRSFLRYNDIVGEKIIVQDSMKHIKWKITDEYREIAGYNCRRANGITPDSIYVIGYYCNEIPISGGPESINGLPGMILGLVVPSQHVSYFATKVEFSNTVVIDKKKFENTKVKRMTRKAMTDQMTSVLSQHMNKETVQFIMELGNL; this is encoded by the coding sequence ATGTTAAAATATATCTTTTTTCTCCTTTTCTGTTGTTCTGCCCTAGGTCTAAAAGCGCAGTATGTTTTATTTGGACGAGCTGGGACTATTTCCTACGACAAAACGATGTACATGAAGAATATCGTAAATAAAAAATTCATCGCTAAGGCTGATGAAAATTCTAAACAGTTTTTTGAGCGTATAGTGCCTAGGCTACCTGAAAGTGCCGTGTTAAAGAAGTCAATGAAATTCAATACCACAGAGACCTTTTTCGAATCGCTAAAAGATGAGAGCCTGGATGCGGAGATAAAGCAGTATATTATGATGTTTGCGCTAGACTTCGATGCGGCAACACTTTCAAACATGTTGAACCGATCGTTTTTAAGATACAATGATATCGTTGGTGAAAAAATCATCGTTCAAGATTCTATGAAGCATATCAAATGGAAAATCACAGATGAGTATCGTGAAATCGCTGGTTACAATTGTAGGAGAGCCAATGGGATTACACCTGACTCTATTTATGTTATTGGATACTATTGCAATGAAATTCCCATCAGTGGCGGTCCCGAATCTATCAATGGTCTCCCTGGTATGATTTTAGGCTTAGTGGTACCAAGTCAGCATGTTTCTTATTTTGCAACGAAAGTAGAATTTAGTAACACGGTAGTGATAGATAAAAAGAAATTTGAGAATACAAAGGTGAAGCGGATGACTAGAAAGGCGATGACAGATCAAATGACGAGTGTCCTATCGCAACACATGAATAAAGAAACCGTTCAGTTTATTATGGAACTTGGTAATTTGTAA
- a CDS encoding outer membrane beta-barrel protein: MKRVLQMLLFFIFAIPGLASGQSKIAGKISDVKDQLKLSDATVMLLTAKDSILTGFTRSDENGLFSLTKPDTGAYVLIVSYPKYGDFYTEIQSGVDYSKLAIGLTNTATLLQEVIVTGRIPITIKGDTTEYDAGSFKVEKNAKVEDLLKALPGITVDASGKITAQGKTVKKVLVDGEEFFGDDPTLVTRNIRSDMVDKVQVYEKKSEQAERTGVDDGQREQTINVKLKDGSKNGMFGKALIGGGTDDYYMGQLMLNKFKGSQKISVYGLFGNNGTTSMNWQDAQKYGGDSGVSYGDDGSMSWSNFTDPFSGQGVIGVPRAINSGVNFSDKFDKDKHTVNINYKYGRLSSDGNEETIMTGLINNKSVKNVDSENDQHRANLKYDLKLDSLNLLTIRGGASRKNLWSNNTREAYQFGQNADTTIAESTSELVKNNINEFDLSTYFTHKFKKKGRSFTFDGQWKRNEMKGTGHLKSDLRNYSLKTDSTTDQSKVRNNTSNVLSASISYTEPLTNSWNLVVGTGIEQSNSSSLVESFNKDDDGNYTQLDRRFSNNYDFDRSSNRYKLAIVHTSEKFKFTVANNFNNDKLKQFNNYTSEGITRSYFTYNPNVSAGYSFTKSKGVWLNYTGKNQLPSLSQIQPILDNSDQINRYLGNENLKPSFKNSLNLNYNSFRVLTGNYIYVGGNISTEKNPITQNIDTLNGINTYTWNNVDGKTNTSLNVWSGVYFKLSKKLGLSNSPQFYVNMSDNYNMFNHQLNKVNTTNFNFTYNFKRDTKTGLNFDLNFSPQYRLMKSSLERNTNSNGFVFASNGSVEYFFNKTFKVYTNYTYSYEAATKAFDEKFEQFLLHPGVSKKFLKNESLVLDFTINDVLNQNKGFSRSASTSVFTQRRYDTIRRYYMLKLSWDFTKMFL; encoded by the coding sequence ATGAAGAGAGTTTTACAAATGCTCTTGTTTTTCATTTTTGCTATCCCTGGTTTGGCTTCGGGTCAATCCAAGATTGCTGGAAAAATAAGTGATGTAAAGGACCAACTAAAGTTATCAGACGCAACAGTCATGCTATTGACTGCCAAAGATTCCATATTGACCGGCTTTACCCGATCGGATGAAAATGGTCTGTTTTCATTGACCAAGCCTGATACAGGAGCTTATGTACTCATTGTGAGTTATCCCAAATATGGTGATTTTTACACGGAGATCCAATCCGGTGTGGACTATTCCAAATTGGCTATTGGTCTAACCAATACAGCCACATTATTACAAGAAGTTATTGTTACTGGCCGTATACCAATTACCATTAAAGGGGATACCACTGAGTATGATGCCGGCAGTTTTAAAGTGGAGAAGAATGCCAAGGTGGAAGACCTGTTGAAAGCATTGCCTGGTATCACGGTTGATGCATCTGGAAAAATTACTGCACAGGGTAAAACAGTAAAAAAAGTATTGGTAGACGGAGAGGAATTTTTCGGCGATGATCCGACGTTGGTAACACGCAATATCCGATCGGATATGGTCGATAAAGTACAGGTTTATGAGAAAAAATCGGAACAGGCCGAGCGAACTGGAGTCGATGATGGGCAGCGTGAACAGACCATCAACGTCAAGCTGAAAGACGGTTCCAAAAATGGTATGTTCGGTAAAGCACTCATTGGTGGAGGAACCGATGATTACTATATGGGGCAATTGATGTTGAACAAGTTTAAGGGCTCGCAGAAAATATCAGTTTACGGTCTTTTTGGTAATAATGGTACTACCAGTATGAACTGGCAGGATGCACAAAAGTATGGTGGTGATTCAGGTGTATCCTATGGCGATGACGGATCGATGAGCTGGTCTAATTTTACGGACCCTTTTTCTGGACAAGGAGTTATCGGTGTGCCGCGTGCCATAAATTCAGGCGTTAACTTCTCGGATAAATTTGATAAGGATAAACATACAGTCAACATAAACTATAAATATGGAAGATTGAGTAGCGATGGAAATGAGGAAACGATTATGACGGGTTTGATCAATAACAAATCGGTGAAGAATGTCGATTCTGAAAATGATCAGCATCGTGCCAATCTAAAATATGATCTGAAATTAGATTCGTTAAACCTTTTAACGATAAGGGGGGGAGCATCAAGAAAAAATCTTTGGTCAAATAATACGCGTGAGGCGTATCAGTTTGGCCAAAACGCAGATACGACCATTGCTGAAAGTACAAGTGAATTAGTTAAAAATAACATTAATGAGTTTGATTTGAGCACCTATTTCACCCATAAGTTCAAGAAAAAAGGACGCTCCTTTACATTTGATGGTCAATGGAAACGCAATGAGATGAAAGGTACCGGACATTTAAAGTCGGACCTGAGAAATTATAGCCTAAAAACAGATTCTACGACCGATCAAAGTAAAGTACGTAACAATACAAGTAATGTGCTAAGTGCTTCAATTTCCTATACTGAACCCTTAACCAATAGCTGGAACCTTGTGGTTGGAACAGGAATTGAGCAAAGTAACAGTAGTTCTCTTGTGGAGTCATTCAATAAAGATGATGATGGCAATTATACTCAACTGGATCGTCGTTTCAGTAATAATTATGATTTCGATAGAAGTAGTAACAGGTACAAATTGGCTATAGTCCATACAAGCGAAAAATTTAAGTTCACTGTGGCCAATAATTTCAATAATGATAAATTGAAACAGTTCAATAATTATACAAGTGAGGGGATTACAAGAAGTTACTTTACGTACAATCCAAATGTAAGTGCAGGCTATTCTTTTACGAAAAGTAAGGGGGTATGGCTGAACTATACCGGTAAAAACCAATTGCCTTCCTTGAGTCAGATCCAACCGATATTAGATAACTCGGACCAGATTAATCGGTATCTGGGGAATGAAAACCTAAAACCTTCGTTTAAAAATTCCTTAAATCTGAACTATAACTCATTTCGCGTGCTGACCGGAAACTATATCTATGTCGGGGGTAATATTTCTACCGAAAAGAACCCGATAACACAAAATATTGATACATTGAACGGGATCAATACATATACTTGGAATAATGTTGATGGTAAGACAAATACTTCGCTGAACGTGTGGTCTGGCGTTTATTTTAAGTTGAGCAAAAAACTTGGCCTTTCAAACTCGCCACAGTTTTACGTAAATATGAGTGACAACTATAATATGTTCAATCACCAATTGAATAAAGTAAATACCACGAACTTTAATTTTACGTATAATTTTAAAAGGGATACCAAGACAGGTTTAAATTTTGACCTGAACTTTAGTCCACAATATCGTTTGATGAAATCAAGTTTGGAACGCAATACCAATAGCAATGGTTTCGTATTCGCTTCCAACGGAAGTGTGGAGTATTTCTTCAACAAAACATTTAAGGTTTACACGAATTATACCTACTCCTATGAGGCAGCGACCAAAGCTTTTGATGAGAAGTTTGAGCAGTTTTTGTTGCATCCGGGTGTGAGTAAGAAATTCCTTAAAAATGAATCGTTGGTGCTGGATTTTACAATCAACGATGTTCTTAATCAAAACAAAGGCTTTAGTCGTTCGGCATCGACTTCAGTCTTTACGCAACGTCGATATGATACGATACGCAGATATTATATGCTTAAACTTTCATGGGATTTTACAAAAATGTTTTTATAA
- a CDS encoding RNA polymerase sigma factor, whose product MDEIYIRKVLSGDVESYRYFIKTYKDMAFSVALSIVKEEHLAEDAVQDAFIKCYQSLSSFKGKSKFSTWFYRIVVHVAFNAVRHKKLDLVNFDLSQHDISHEDSVLDEIIAHERKEMINDALTILPARESVALRLFYLEEQSMDEIQEIMGWTLANTKVILHRARKNMQIILSQLIKKAEYYG is encoded by the coding sequence ATGGATGAAATCTATATTCGAAAAGTTCTGTCAGGTGATGTGGAGTCTTATCGTTATTTTATAAAAACGTATAAGGATATGGCATTTTCTGTCGCTCTTTCTATTGTGAAGGAAGAGCATTTGGCAGAAGATGCCGTTCAGGATGCATTTATAAAATGCTATCAATCGCTGTCTTCCTTTAAAGGGAAATCTAAATTTAGTACCTGGTTTTACCGGATTGTGGTGCATGTGGCTTTTAATGCCGTTCGACATAAGAAACTGGACCTGGTCAATTTTGATCTTTCCCAACATGACATATCGCATGAGGATTCTGTATTGGATGAAATAATCGCGCATGAAAGAAAAGAAATGATCAACGATGCACTCACTATACTGCCCGCACGGGAGTCTGTTGCATTACGTTTATTTTATTTGGAAGAACAGTCTATGGATGAAATCCAGGAAATTATGGGTTGGACATTGGCAAATACAAAAGTGATCTTACATCGGGCTCGTAAAAATATGCAGATCATCTTGAGTCAGTTAATAAAAAAAGCAGAGTATTATGGATAA
- a CDS encoding dipeptidase, protein MQNIKEYVEANKQRFLDELFDLLRLPSVSADPKFKGDVKKTAEFVAEKLREAGADNVEVCPTAGNPIVYGEKIIDPALPTVLTYGHYDVQPADPYELWDTPPFEPTVRDGKIYARGSADDKGQFYMHVKAFEYMIKNNALACNVKFMIEGEEEVGSVNLGTFVKENTERLKADVIVISDTSMISMEQPSLETGLRGLSYVEVEVTGPNRDLHSGVYGGAVANPATILAKLIASLHDENNHIAIPGFYDDVVELTAEERKALNEAPFDIEAYKADLGIQNVWGEKGFTTLERTGIRPTLEVNGIWGGYIGEGAKTVLPSKANAKISMRLVPNQNSHRITELFKKHFEAIAPDYVKVEVKPHHGGEPVVTPTDSVAYKAAEKALHETFGVQPIPTRGGGSIPIVALFEEVLGLKTVLLGFGLDSDNLHSPNEKYGIENYLMGISTIPLFHKYYAELSK, encoded by the coding sequence ATGCAAAACATTAAAGAATATGTAGAAGCAAACAAACAACGTTTTTTGGATGAGTTGTTTGATTTATTGCGTTTACCATCAGTAAGTGCCGATCCTAAATTCAAAGGAGATGTCAAAAAAACTGCTGAATTTGTTGCTGAGAAATTGCGTGAAGCCGGAGCCGACAATGTAGAAGTTTGTCCTACTGCTGGTAATCCAATCGTTTATGGAGAAAAAATTATTGATCCGGCACTACCTACTGTATTGACTTATGGTCATTACGACGTACAACCTGCCGACCCATATGAGTTGTGGGATACCCCTCCTTTCGAACCGACGGTCCGTGATGGCAAAATTTATGCGCGTGGTTCTGCCGACGACAAAGGTCAGTTTTATATGCATGTAAAAGCCTTCGAATACATGATTAAAAATAATGCCTTGGCCTGTAACGTCAAATTTATGATTGAAGGTGAAGAGGAAGTTGGCTCAGTCAATTTAGGCACCTTTGTTAAAGAAAATACAGAAAGACTGAAAGCTGATGTTATCGTTATTTCGGATACATCGATGATTAGCATGGAGCAACCTTCCTTAGAAACTGGTTTACGTGGGTTGTCTTATGTCGAAGTGGAAGTTACTGGTCCGAACAGAGATTTACACTCTGGCGTATATGGTGGAGCGGTAGCCAATCCGGCCACCATATTAGCAAAATTGATCGCGTCATTACATGATGAAAACAATCATATCGCTATTCCAGGATTCTATGATGACGTTGTCGAATTAACTGCCGAAGAACGTAAAGCTTTAAATGAAGCGCCTTTTGACATTGAAGCATACAAAGCAGACCTTGGTATTCAAAATGTCTGGGGAGAAAAAGGTTTCACAACATTAGAACGCACCGGTATTCGACCAACCTTGGAGGTAAATGGTATCTGGGGTGGTTATATCGGTGAAGGCGCCAAAACCGTACTTCCATCAAAAGCGAATGCGAAAATCTCCATGCGTCTTGTTCCAAACCAAAACTCTCACCGTATTACGGAGCTTTTCAAAAAACATTTTGAAGCTATTGCACCAGATTATGTAAAGGTAGAGGTCAAGCCTCACCATGGTGGTGAACCAGTTGTGACACCGACTGACAGCGTCGCTTACAAAGCTGCAGAAAAAGCCCTGCATGAAACATTTGGTGTTCAGCCTATCCCTACACGTGGTGGAGGTTCTATTCCAATCGTTGCTCTTTTTGAAGAAGTATTAGGATTAAAAACAGTGCTTTTGGGCTTTGGCTTGGATAGTGACAACCTACACTCGCCAAATGAAAAATATGGTATTGAGAATTACCTCATGGGAATTTCAACAATTCCATTATTTCATAAATATTACGCAGAACTCAGTAAATAA
- a CDS encoding LysR family transcriptional regulator, producing the protein MDFDFRLIVFYTAAQHLNFTKTASALFISQPAVSKNIQELEKRLGIPLFERKGNNLNLTDAGQILYKYAQQIITLYNQAGQELQELQEGRKGNLVLGASTTISQYVLPALLADFLSQYPNNRIQSFQSNSRSIEEQLIDKSLDLGITEGSTDNRALKYIPFMKDELVLVTNSQNPLLYRLENPTLPDITRLPLVLREQGSGTRKIIENALKDNRINLSELQIEMILPSTESIKGYLARRNSFAFLSIHTVQTEVLNKLLTIVDIPQLTIERYFYFTHLYGGLAGTPQQFLQFCLRQNLKL; encoded by the coding sequence ATGGATTTCGATTTTCGCTTAATTGTTTTTTATACTGCAGCGCAGCACCTTAATTTCACCAAAACTGCTTCGGCACTCTTCATATCGCAACCGGCAGTAAGCAAAAATATCCAAGAACTGGAAAAGAGACTCGGAATACCGCTATTCGAACGAAAGGGGAATAATCTTAATCTCACTGATGCAGGTCAAATTTTATATAAATATGCCCAACAAATTATAACACTTTATAATCAGGCTGGCCAAGAACTACAGGAATTACAGGAAGGAAGAAAAGGAAATCTGGTTTTAGGAGCCAGTACAACCATATCCCAATATGTTTTACCTGCTCTACTTGCCGATTTTCTATCGCAATATCCCAACAATCGTATCCAATCTTTTCAATCCAATAGCCGCAGCATTGAGGAACAGCTTATTGATAAATCATTGGATTTAGGTATTACGGAGGGATCTACCGACAACCGAGCCCTAAAATACATTCCTTTTATGAAAGATGAACTAGTTCTTGTCACAAATAGCCAAAACCCACTATTATATCGATTAGAAAATCCAACATTACCCGATATCACACGCTTACCCTTGGTATTACGCGAGCAGGGCTCGGGTACACGGAAAATTATTGAAAACGCACTAAAAGATAACCGCATCAATCTATCTGAATTACAAATAGAAATGATCTTGCCTTCAACGGAGAGTATTAAAGGCTACCTTGCCCGTCGCAATAGCTTTGCTTTTTTATCGATCCATACAGTTCAAACAGAAGTATTAAATAAATTATTGACTATTGTCGATATTCCGCAATTGACAATAGAACGCTATTTCTATTTTACCCATTTATATGGAGGGCTCGCTGGTACGCCCCAGCAGTTTCTGCAATTCTGTCTACGGCAAAACCTCAAGTTATAA
- a CDS encoding c-type cytochrome, which yields MDYKKLTNYLKALSWIIVALVITCTTLCVFPLKYEEHQRQIDAIEIHSDSLITHVSQFKEIAFKDSPEGKMASYGEKLIRNTYDYFYNGEVKIGNKLACSSCHLNGGTKSFAAPYVGLTNVFPTYISRENKIESLEERINGCFERSINGRAIPENGKEMRAIITYIKNISVNTVNKGRLAGQGFIKMDIPNRAADLKHGQLVFENKCASCHGKDGQGILQAAGKGYQYPPLWGKDSYNDGAGMARLLTAARFIKANMPLGATYDAPQLKDDEAYDVAAYINSFDRPQKTDKQLDYPNLSKKPKDSPYPPYADNVSIEQHKLGPFNF from the coding sequence ATGGATTATAAGAAACTCACAAATTACTTAAAAGCACTCAGCTGGATCATTGTAGCATTGGTGATTACCTGTACAACCTTATGTGTATTTCCGTTAAAATATGAGGAACACCAAAGGCAAATAGACGCTATTGAAATACACAGCGATTCACTCATTACGCACGTTTCCCAATTTAAGGAAATCGCTTTCAAAGATAGTCCCGAAGGTAAAATGGCCAGCTATGGTGAAAAGCTGATCAGAAATACATACGACTATTTCTATAATGGCGAGGTCAAAATTGGTAACAAGCTAGCCTGCAGTAGCTGCCATCTCAATGGCGGCACAAAATCTTTTGCGGCTCCATATGTTGGGCTCACGAATGTCTTCCCAACGTATATTTCAAGGGAAAATAAGATTGAATCACTCGAAGAACGTATTAATGGTTGTTTTGAGCGAAGCATAAACGGCCGTGCCATCCCAGAAAACGGAAAAGAGATGAGAGCTATCATTACCTATATCAAGAACATCAGCGTGAATACAGTTAATAAAGGTCGGTTGGCAGGCCAAGGATTTATAAAAATGGATATTCCCAACCGTGCGGCGGACTTAAAACATGGTCAGCTGGTTTTTGAGAACAAATGTGCCAGTTGTCATGGAAAGGATGGACAAGGTATTCTTCAAGCGGCTGGAAAAGGATATCAATATCCTCCCTTATGGGGGAAAGACAGCTACAATGATGGCGCTGGGATGGCACGATTGCTTACCGCGGCCCGTTTTATCAAAGCGAATATGCCTTTAGGCGCAACGTATGATGCACCGCAGTTGAAAGACGACGAAGCCTATGATGTGGCGGCATATATCAATTCTTTCGATAGACCTCAAAAAACAGACAAGCAACTGGACTATCCTAATCTAAGCAAAAAACCCAAAGATAGCCCCTATCCACCTTATGCCGATAACGTTAGCATAGAACAACATAAACTCGGACCTTTTAATTTTTAA